A region from the Vicia villosa cultivar HV-30 ecotype Madison, WI linkage group LG3, Vvil1.0, whole genome shotgun sequence genome encodes:
- the LOC131662607 gene encoding plant intracellular Ras-group-related LRR protein 7-like produces the protein MGCFASKSAETKASRVSRWRSTGIVALRDSKLKTFPDEIIDLDRSVRTLDLTHNRIADIPLEISKLINMQRLILTDNVIERLPVNLGKLQSLKLMNLDGNRITSLPDELGQLVRLERLSISGNLLTSLPSTIGSLRNLLILNVSNNKLQSLPESVGSCFSLEELQADDNLIEDLPSSVCSLSHLKSLCLDNNNVKQIPLNLLKDCKALQNISLHGNPISMDQFQQMDGFQEFEARRKKKFDKQIDSNVMIGSKGLDEGVDL, from the exons atgggtTGTTTCGCCAGCAAAAGCGCCGAGACGAAAGCGAGTAGAGTCTCACGGTGGCGATCCACTGGCATTGTTGCTCTGCGCGATTCCAAATTGAAG ACTTTTCCAGATGAAATTATTGATTTAGACAGATCTGTACGCACTCTTGACTTAACGCATAATCGAATAG CTGACATTCCTTTGGAAATTAGCAAATTGATTAATATGCAGCGCTTG ATATTAACGGACAACGTCATTGAGAGACTGCCAGTGAATTTGGGGAAACTCCAGTCTCTAAAGCTCATGAACCTTGATGGAAATCGAATTACTTCCTTGCCCGATGAAT TGGGTCAGTTAGTAAGGCTTGAACGCTTATCCATCTCAGGGAATTTGTTAACATCCTTGCCGTCAACTATTGGCAGTTTGAGAAAC CTGTTGATTTTAAACGTCTCAAACAACAAGCTACAGTCCCTTCCAGAATCAGTTGGGAGTTGCTTCTCTTTGGAAGAATTACAAGCCGATG ATAATCTTATTGAAGATCTTCCTTCTTCAGTGTGCAGTCTCTCTCACTTGAAGTCACTTTGCTTAGACAACAATAATGTGAAGCAG ATACCTCTGAATCTATTGAAAGATTGCAAAGCTCTTCAGAACATATCCCTGCATGGTAATCCTATATCTATGGACCAATTTCAACAG ATGGACGGGTTTCAAGAGTTTGAagcaagaagaaaaaagaaattcGACAAACAAATTGATTCAAATGTAATGATTGGCTCAAAAGGTCTTGATGAGGGTGTCGATCTATAA